The proteins below are encoded in one region of Leptotrichia sp. oral taxon 218:
- a CDS encoding type II toxin-antitoxin system YafQ family toxin, producing MNKYNLKYTNRFSKDLKLIKKRGYNLKLLEKVVEILINREKLSVKNKDYALKNKYLGYRECCITSDWLLVYKIKGEELIFLTTKTKTPSSLF from the coding sequence ATGAATAAGTATAATTTAAAATATACAAATAGGTTTTCTAAAGATTTAAAATTAATAAAAAAGCGTGGGTATAATCTAAAATTACTTGAAAAAGTAGTTGAAATATTGATTAATCGTGAAAAATTGTCTGTAAAAAATAAAGATTATGCTTTAAAAAATAAATATTTAGGGTATCGTGAGTGCTGTATAACATCTGATTGGTTGTTAGTATATAAAATAAAAGGTGAGGAATTAATATTTCTAACAACGAAAACAAAAACTCCGAGCAGTTTATTTTAA
- a CDS encoding helix-turn-helix domain-containing protein yields the protein MENVGKRLKSLREKYKFSLEEVARKIKSSAGAISRYENNERKINSESLIKLSNLYNVSPEYILYGINKDSSNLESSIISFFNNENIDFKEKEELFNKIQNAFFKEKFK from the coding sequence ATGGAAAATGTAGGAAAAAGATTAAAGAGTTTGAGAGAAAAGTATAAATTTTCTTTGGAAGAAGTGGCTAGAAAAATAAAATCATCTGCTGGTGCTATTTCACGATATGAAAATAACGAGAGGAAAATAAATAGTGAGAGTTTAATTAAGTTATCTAATTTATATAATGTTTCACCTGAATACATATTATACGGTATAAATAAAGATTCCAGTAATTTAGAATCATCTATTATATCGTTCTTTAATAATGAAAATATAGATTTTAAGGAAAAAGAAGAGTTATTCAATAAGATTCAAAATGCCTTTTTTAAAGAAAAATTTAAATAA